The genomic window ctttgttttcttcagaGCTTGGCCTTGAATAAACTCTTTTTCCTGCCTCGGCCTGCTTAACTGCTCAACAGCATTTTTCTGGGAGACAGCTTAATATATCCCAGACTGGGCtctaacttgctgtgtagccaaagatgacccaaaatttgtttctcttgttgatatggtccaagtgctgggatcacaggcctgagCCACCCATGTTAGTATATGCAGCGTCGAAGGTAGAACCTAGGGCCTCAAGCCTGGGAGGGCCAGCCTTCTGCCAACACATCTGTACCATTCTTGAGCCACGCCCAGCACAATGACTGCCGTGCACAGGCTTCACCAGGTCGGCAGGAAGCCACCCGCAGCAGAGCCCCCAGCGGCTTCTTACGGAGGGATCACGTGTTTCAATAGCCTCTTCTGTATCTTCTTACAGAACCAAAAACTCCAGCTAGAAAATCAGCTTTTACGAGAGAAAACGCATGGCCTTGTGATTGAGAACCAGGAGCTAAGAGCACGCTTGGGAATGGACATGCTGGATTCTGAAGAGATTCCAGAGGCAGAGTCGAAGGTAAATCTTGTGAGAACTGGTTGTGGCATCACCAGATTTGTGTTCTGGACCTCTggtcaaatctttttttttttggggggggggggggggggagacaaggTCTTAATGCCTGGTTTTGGCCGGTCTTGAACTTGTGTCAGTTCTTCTGCTTCTAAGTAGCGGGACTATAGGCACGTGCCCCATGCCTAGCTGATCAatcctgagtttttcatgttTCCTGGAACTGAACTTAGGATCCTCTTCTTTTagcttccctagtgctggaattatcTGCATGACAGGTGGcttgtttcttggcctttttgggggatagagtctcatgtagcccagattggcctcaaacttgctatgtagctgatgATCCTCCTCTCTTCACCTTCCAGGTGCTACCATTACAGGCAGATGCTACTTTGTGTAGttatgtaggtgtgtatgtgtacatggatGTGGGTCTGTACACATCTCTGCTTATGCACAGAGGTCTAAGGAGGATGTTGGATGTCTTGTCTTACTGTCTGTCCACCCTCTTCCTCTGAAGCAGAGTCACAGCAGAGCTAGGCTGGTGACCAGCAAGCCCTGGTGAGCCTCTTGTTATGCCTCCCTTGGTACTAGAGATTTGAACTTGGATCTTCAGGATTGCACAGCAAGCACATCATATTcagagtcacctctccagctcctttctaGTCTTTAAGAGCAGAGACTCACAGCTGCCTGGTGTGTTTATCTCGGAGACTTTTAGATGTGTGTTTACTCACTGTGGTCTTAACTTTCAGGGGAGTGGAGTAAGGCTGGTGGCCGGGTCTGCTGAGTCCGCAGCACTCAGACTATGTGCACCTCTGCAGCAGGTGCAGGCCCAGTTGCCACCTCCCCAGAACATCTTCCCGTGGATTCTGACGCTGTTGCCTCTTCAGATTCTGAGGTAGAGCTCATTCTGTAGCATCTGAGCGACAGGTCTAGTCAGGCAAATGGAGAAGTTAGTGTTGGCGGGGTTGGGAGTAAACTAGTCACTTCCCTAGTCTTCAGTGGATTATGTCATGGAGTAGGGGGAAGCTGTTccgtgggggcaggggtgggggaatgggggcgggggtggggggacctgCGATCTGAGAGCGTAAGTCTGGGGGGGTCCTATATCTGAGAGCATAAGTACTAAGTAACATTGTGGAACCCAGTACTAAGAGTATTCCTGGAAGACTGACTGTCACATTCATTCTAATAGTGAACTCTTTTGTGTTTTGCCTCTTGTAGTCTGATATCCTTTTGGGCATTCTGGACAAGTTGGACCCTGTCATGTTTTTCAAATGTCCTTCCCCAGAGTCTGCTAATCTGGAGGAACTCCCAGAGGTCTACCCAGAAGGACCTAGTTCCTTACcagcctccctttctctgtcaGTGGGGACCTCATCAGCCAAGCTGGAAGCCATTAATGAACTCATTCGTTTTGACCATGTGTACACCAAGCCTCTAGTCTTAGAGATCCCCTCTGAGACAGAGAGCCAAACTAATGTGGTAGTGAAAATTGAGGAAGCACCTCTAAGCTCTTCAGAAGAGGATCACCCTGAATTCATTGTCTCAGTGAAGAAAGAACCTTTGGAAGATGACTTCATTCCCGAGTTGGGCATCTCAAACCTGCTTTCATCCGGCCACTGTCTAAGAGCTCCGTCCTGCCTGCTGGATGCTCACAGTGACTGTGGAAATGAGGGCTCCCCTTCTCCCTTCAGTGATATGTCTTCTCCACTTGGTACTGACCACTCCTGGGAGGATACTTTTGCCAATGAACTTTTCCCCCAGCTGATTAGTGTCTGAAGAGCCATGCAACACTGGGCCCCTTCCCTCACCATCACACTGCCTAGAGGATAGCATaggcctgtctgtttctgtaaaaGCCAAAGTAGAGGCTATTGGCCTTACACAAATTCCTCTAAAGTATTTCAAACCTCAGAGAGACTTTCAAGTATTGTCTTCTGACACTCAGCTGTCTAAGGTATTCAAAGGTATTCCAGTACTACAGCGTTTGAGATTCTAGTTTATCTTAAAGGTGGTAGTATGCTCTAAACAGCAGGGAGGGCCATTTGACAGTTCTCTCCCAGCCTGGCTTCAAattgtgtagctgaggctagGCCGAAACTTCTGACCCTCTTggccccacctcccaagtgctgggctttaccaggtgtgcactgccacacctgCCTCTTGGCATGTCCTCAAGTGGGCCTGGAATTCACGAATGGCCCTTGATCATTTCTTTCTCCACTCAGCTTCCTAGGTTTCATTTTGTTTACTTGTACAAGCAGAGAAACACCAACCTGAGGGGGCTTGTTTTTCcttatgttcatttttaaatgaagatgaagaatctttgtaaaatgaaaatttaCTATGTAAATGCTTGATGGAATCTTCTTGCTAGTGTAGCTTCTAGAAGGTGCTTTCTCCATTTATTTAAAACTACCCAtgcaattaaaacaacaaaacaaacacagcatCCTGTTCTATGATTTCTAGGGCTGTTGTATTCCCTCTTTGTTTGCTAAAGGAGTAATTTATCCAGCTAATGTGAGtgtaccactttttttttaaaagtcactgGAAGCTTTTTCCTCAGGCCAGTTGACCCACATCACAGTTACTAAGTGGCAGAGACAGAGCCTAGCTGCCTTTGTTTCTGGGTGGGTATCAAACCTGAGCTGTGCAGCGTGGGTATATACACGCCAGCCACGCCACTGAGGTGCTGCTTTTTAAGTCACTGTTTTGCTAGGATCAGGAAGTATCAGACTTCCCGATTTTAACTCTTAACACTTTTGAGCTGagtaactgggggggggggggggcagatgaCCAATTATAACTTGGAAAGGACTATAGAGTGTCACTAGTAGCTGGACATCTGCCACCTTCTATGCACTCGAAATTCGTATTTTCTCCTGATCCACTTTGGAAAAGTTTTAGTCCCTCACCAACCCTTAGTGTAGGCTGGGGGTATCATGTCTAGCATGCATGCAGCCTTGGTTCCATCATGGAAGAAATCCACTACAGACTCCAGAGACAATGACAATAGCTCACTGCAGTCTGCCCTGGTAGAGACCCTCATTTTTCACTGATAAGGCAGATTAacaatttaacatttaaatatatcttCCCTATCAATATTTTGAGGGTGGTCAAAGTGTCCCTACTGATAGAATTCTGAGTCTAGTCAGTAGGTCCAAGCAGGCTACAACTGCAAACAATACAAGCTCATGTGTTGACTGCTGTGATAGGAAGGTTTCCATGTGCACACCTCAGGGCAAGGACCTGGTTGGGGAGTCCACAGTGCTCAGCAACACTAGTTCACTCAGGCCAAGTTCTAGTGTTATAACTGGAAGCTATGTCATGAATACTTGAGGACCAATCATCTATTTAGGGATAATACAGGCAGATATTTGCCACCATCCACAGAGCATAAGTGTTTCTAAGTTAAAACAAGTCATTTACATTTAATAGCATCACGTTGAAGTGGCTGCTGTACTAACAGGATAGGACAGTATGTAGATTTTCAGGGTTCCATTTCCTGTACAGATGGCCAAAACACTGATCAGCTTTGAGAAGACACCTGGTTTTCAAGAACATTTTCATACCGAAACACCAAGCTGCTTGTCTAGATCCGAAAATCAACCTTTTTACTCTCTGAAACCAAATACTCTAGTAATAAGGTGTTATTCCAAAATCCAGACTAAAGGTGCAAGCGATGGCCGCAGACAAAATCCCCGGGCCTCACAACAGCTAggcatctgcctctgcttttctgTCAGATGAACTACTGGAGCTGGACGGCAGACGCATGGCCTACTCCAGGAGTATTTCAAGTCTCAATTCTTGCCTCCTAGAAATTCAATTGCTACTTTTGTGACTTTATTGAGATTATACctatgtttttgtattttgtatatatatgttccATGTATAGGTATGAATTCCCACGGGTACATGGGTTAGGCCAGAAtcaaccttattttttgagacaagatctcactgaatctggagctcataAGTTCAGGTAGACTAGCTGGCTAGTAAGCTCCAGGACTCTCCTACCTCTgtcttcccaagtactgggataatAAACAACCCTCAACCCCCTTTAAAAATGagtgctagggatctgaactcagaatgCTTGCAAGccaagcactttattgactgacCCAACCCCCTACAccgtttgaggcagggtctcttgcagTCCATGCTGGGTTCATGAGATCAATATGGGACAGACAATAACTCTGAATTTGGGATCTTCCTTCAGCCTCCTCTCAAATCCTGGGATTTGATTAGGACCATAATACCCCAAATACTTTTTTACCCTTgtgacttaaatttttttctgacaaTCTATTTGTGTTTTAATCATATTTACCCCAGTATCTTCATTGCCCCTTCTACTGAACCCTCTCTTCCCAATTAATCCCGCTTCCATCCTGTATGAGTGTGGCTTTTGTATTTAAGGTTGCTTGTATATGCATGGGCAACTTACCAGTGGCTACATCACTGAAGAAGATGGCTCTAGCAACCCTGCTGACCTCTTTCATGAAGCAGGATGACTTGTATACCCACCCCAGGCAATGCTTAAAAGTCAACAGTAGTGTCTTGCGGGAGCTGGCATTTCAGCACTGCTCAAAGTGTATCTCTAAAATGCCACCACTGGTCCGAGGAGAGGAGAACCAAATCAACACACATCAGCCTACTCTGAGTATCTACTCATTTTGCACTCACAAGCAATAGAGCCTGGAACTCACCGTGGACAGACTGGCCTTCCGATTAAGAGATGGAATGACAGGCAGGTACCACAATGAGTGCCTCTAATCTGGTATCACTGAGTCATACACCAATGCTTCAATGAAGTCACCATGACAACATGACAGACACTAAGATGTCTGTAAAGCCAACAGTTGGTCAAAAGCAAGAACCTTGGGATTAGCTGGTGAGATACTGAGCTGTATCTATCTTAATCCTAGTTTCCAACCTGTCATGTTAGATAACTTATACCCAGGGTTTTCAAAATTtggttaaaaataagttttttttttttttgttttttgctgcaACTGTAACCCAATGATAAAATCCCCTGCCTCATGAGTCAAGGATCTGGTTAACAAAGAATATGTGTAGGCAATACTGCCCCCCAGTGGCCTGTCAGCTCTAGCACATCAACGTCATAGACTGCCTGGTCTCTTCAAACCCCGCCAAC from Apodemus sylvaticus chromosome 11, mApoSyl1.1, whole genome shotgun sequence includes these protein-coding regions:
- the Xbp1 gene encoding LOW QUALITY PROTEIN: X-box-binding protein 1 (The sequence of the model RefSeq protein was modified relative to this genomic sequence to represent the inferred CDS: deleted 2 bases in 1 codon) — its product is MVVVAAALSAATAAPKVLLLSGQPASGGRALPLMVPGPRAAGSEASGTPQARKRQRLTHLSPEEKALRRKLKNRVAAQTARDRKKARMSELEQQVVDLEEENQKLQLENQLLREKTHGLVIENQELRARLGMDMLDSEEIPEAESKGSGVRLVAGSAERSTQTMCTSAAGAGPVATSPEHLPVDSDAVASSDSESDILLGILDKLDPVMFFKCPSPESANLEELPEVYPEGPSSLPASLSLSVGTSSAKLEAINELIRFDHVYTKPLVLEIPSETESQTNVVVKIEEAPLSSSEEDHPEFIVSVKKEPLEDDFIPELGISNLLSSGHCLRAPSCLLDAHSDCGNEGSPSPFSDMSSPLGTDHSWEDTFANELFPQLISV